The genome window TCTTTTTTTAAACTCGTTTAATTACTAACAGTGAAATATCATCAAGCAATTCACGGTATCCTCTGAACTGTTCTACATCTTTTATTACATTTTCTACGATCATTTGAGGATTAAGTTCCCGGTTGACCTTAAACTCTTCCATCAGACGATCAAGGCCATAAAATTCTTTATCCGGACTCTCGCTTTCCGTAATTCCATCTGTATACAGCATCATGATATCTCCCGGATTGAATGATACCGTAGTTTCATTGACAAATTCCGAGATATCTTCAATAAAACCTATATACATTCCCAGATCGACGGTATCGATTTTTTCCACTTTGTCGCTGTCTTTTCGGAGAAGCAGGATAAACTCATGCTGACCGGTTATCCGGAAGGTGCCGTTTTCATAATGGAGCAGGGATAGGGTCAGATTTCTCCGGTTGGCAAGCCTTACCTGAATATTCCTGTATAACACCGAGTTGATCCGGTTGAGTGTAGCCGGAAGGTCTGTTTTTTGTTCATCTGTGGTGGCTCTCACAACGGATTGGGTCATTAGCATAACGATACCCGAATACAATCCGTGATCCGTAACATCTCCGATACAAAATAAAGTGCTGCCATCCTGTTGGGGCAGTATTTCATAAAAATCACCTCCCACTTCCGTTGCTGTTATCATGGTGGCTCCAATATCTAGTTCCCGGGATTTTTCAATTTCTTTTTTCTGAGGGAGCACCATGGTTTGAATCCGTTTGGCCACATCCAGCTCCATACCCAACCGGATGTTTTCTTTTTCCAGTTTGTTGCGTTCCTCAGTGGCTACATTGATGTTGTAAACCACCGTTGGAATTACCTTCAGGATGTTGCTGATCATATCCCCTTCAAAGTAAGACGGCAGCAATATCAGAAGCAGAAATACAATCCAGATGCTTAAATAAAGCTTTATCGGCAAAGGTTTTTTGTTTTCTTCCACTAAAGTCTCGTATCGTTCGAGTGCTTCAGGGTCGTTTTCAGCCAACTTCTTTTCAAACTGCTGCTCCTCCTTTTGGGTGAGCATATGGTAGTTAAAATCCGTTCCACGGTTCTCATAGGCGATGTATAGGCTGATCGATGCTATGATAAACCAGATGAGGGCCACCCTTTTATTGAGTACCGTACTGCAAATGAAGATCAATATGCCTGAGAGCACGAAATCAAAAAGAAAACTATTGGCCGTGTTGGGATTAAAGTGGACGATAACAATGGCAAGTATTTGTAGTACTATTATGGAGGCCCAACTGGTTAAATGATTCAGGAATCGGTTACCTTCTTTGTCTTTGGAAATGATTTTAATATGGTAAACCCCTGAAAATACATTCAGAATGATGATCAACGGGTATAAGATCAGATCCCTGGCCGGATCAGGAAGGTGCCCAAAATGAGTTATCTGGGTGATGAGGTGTATAATAGCAATCAGAATAACCGAGAAGTTGAGGGCAATCAGAATCTTCCGCTTGGTGTTTTTTGAGGGCTTCAG of Bacteroidales bacterium contains these proteins:
- a CDS encoding PP2C family protein-serine/threonine phosphatase; translation: MEQKTKEQSKEDVLSQSRNLLLKPSKNTKRKILIALNFSVILIAIIHLITQITHFGHLPDPARDLILYPLIIILNVFSGVYHIKIISKDKEGNRFLNHLTSWASIIVLQILAIVIVHFNPNTANSFLFDFVLSGILIFICSTVLNKRVALIWFIIASISLYIAYENRGTDFNYHMLTQKEEQQFEKKLAENDPEALERYETLVEENKKPLPIKLYLSIWIVFLLLILLPSYFEGDMISNILKVIPTVVYNINVATEERNKLEKENIRLGMELDVAKRIQTMVLPQKKEIEKSRELDIGATMITATEVGGDFYEILPQQDGSTLFCIGDVTDHGLYSGIVMLMTQSVVRATTDEQKTDLPATLNRINSVLYRNIQVRLANRRNLTLSLLHYENGTFRITGQHEFILLLRKDSDKVEKIDTVDLGMYIGFIEDISEFVNETTVSFNPGDIMMLYTDGITESESPDKEFYGLDRLMEEFKVNRELNPQMIVENVIKDVEQFRGYRELLDDISLLVIKRV